The Punica granatum isolate Tunisia-2019 chromosome 4, ASM765513v2, whole genome shotgun sequence genome has a window encoding:
- the LOC116202985 gene encoding 3-ketoacyl-CoA synthase 1-like, with translation MKPLKRIIQILQATVAAFLTAALLLHTLLSAPATSRLIHLLTASPSLSLSFAMVTLPLLYLLLRRHCSHPRIYLLDYSCFKPIPDRKCTLEASERFVRRSGLFSPESVAFMQRIFSKSGLGEETYGPPFVFDPDSCGDHRARFDSAVEEAREGIIGAVDPLLLKTGISPNQIDLVVVTCGGFSPSPSLSSFVVNRYKMRDDVKTYNLSGMGCSSGVISIDLAAHLLRNQQRKPQYALVVIIESISLNWYFGDNRSMLVTNCIFRVGCAAALITNDPRCHRSAKMELIHSLRTNDGSDDRAYRAAIQEEDEKGNTGIALTKDLIPVAGWNLRQHIKILGPRVLPLRQVFLYAYSVLSSWALGSKPIVPDFTTAFEHFCVHTGGKAVIEQVGRVLGLSEPVTEPARMTLHRFGNTSSSLVFYELAYMEAKQRVRRGDRLWMIAFGTGFKVGSLVWKSLKDSCLEDDNPWSDCIDRYPVPR, from the exons ATGAAGCCGCTCAAACGCATTATTCAAATCCTCCAAGCCACCGTCGCCGCCTTCCTCACCGCCGCCCTCCTCCTCCACACCCTCCTCTCCGCCCCCGCCACCAGCCGCCTCATCCACCTCCTCACCGCTTCCCcgtccctctccctctcctttGCGATGGTAACCCTGCCTCTCCTCTACCTCCTCCTTCGCCGTCACTGCTCCCACCCGCGCATCTACCTCCTCGACTACTCATGCTTCAAGCCCATCCCGGACCGCAAATGCACACTTGAGGCCTCCGAACGGTTCGTGCGCCGCAGTGGCCTCTTCTCCCCCGAGAGCGTGGCGTTCATGCAAAGGATATTCTCCAAGTCGGGCCTCGGGGAGGAGACTTACGGCCCGCCCTTCGTTTTTGACCCGGACAGCTGTGGGGACCACCGTGCAAGGTTCGACTCTGCGGTGGAGGAGGCTCGAGAAGGTATCATAGGGGCCGTGGACCCGCTCCTGCTCAAGACTGGGATAAGCCCGAATCAGATTGACCTGGTGGTAGTGACGTGCGGAGGGTTCTCGCCGTCCCCGTCCCTCTCATCATTCGTGGTGAATCGCTACAAGATGAGAGACGACGTGAAGACGTATAACCTGAGTGGAATGGGGTGCAGCTCTGGTGTTATCTCAATCGACTTAGCGGCTCATCTGCTCCGCAACCAGCAGAGGAAGCCCCAGTATGCGCTCGTTGTCATCATAGAAAGCATCAGCTTGAATTG GTATTTCGGGGATAACCGCTCGATGCTCGTCACAAACTGTATCTTTCGTGTTGGCTGCGCAGCAGCACTGATAACCAATGACCCGAGATGCCACCGGTCTGCCAAGATGGAACTTATTCACTCCCTCAGAACCAACGACGGAAGTGACGACCGAGCTTATCGAGCCGCCATCCAGGAGGAAGACGAGAAGGGCAACACTGGGATTGCCCTTACGAAGGACTTGATCCCGGTTGCAGGGTGGAACCTCCGCCAGCACATCAAGATCCTCGGTCCTCGAGTCCTCCCACTAAGGCAGGTCTTCCTGTACGCGTACTCGGTCCTTTCATCCTGGGCCCTCGGGTCGAAGCCCATTGTCCCGGACTTCACCACTGCATTCGAGCACTTCTGTGTTCACACGGGCGGGAAGGCAGTGATCGAGCAGGTTGGGCGAGTCCTCGGGCTCAGCGAACCAGTGACTGAGCCAGCTCGCATGACACTGCACCGATTTGGGAACACATCGAGCAGCCTCGTGTTCTATGAATTGGCCTACATGGAGGCGAAACAGAGGGTGAGGAGAGGGGACAGGCTGTGGATGATCGCCTTCGGGACGGGGTTCAAGGTCGGGAGTCTAGTGTGGAAGTCGCTGAAGGATTCTTGCTTGGAGGACGATAATCCATGGAGCGATTGCATTGATCGATACCCGGTTCCTCGGTGA